In Carya illinoinensis cultivar Pawnee chromosome 16, C.illinoinensisPawnee_v1, whole genome shotgun sequence, a single window of DNA contains:
- the LOC122299553 gene encoding zinc transporter 4, chloroplastic-like codes for MTFIENFWSFLRLEGIKKRAEVFSESNFPTMSETMANTSCRGTNLESCRDEPAALVLKTIAIVSILIAGSVGISFPIVGKNSRFLRTDSILFVFVKSFAAGIILATGFVHMLPAGLDALNGECLPNYPWSKFPFASFFTMMAALLILLVDFLGTQYYERKQGMIRSTKGIVRVESFDVGLETGIMRAVEGKERNEKMFGEERGGGMHIVGIHAHAARAAHDRHSPYEGHSAGDGHGYCGGEDDGAARHVVVSQVLELGIVSHSVIVGLSLGVSNSPCAIRPLIATLCLHQFFEGFALGGCISQAHFSNLSATLMACFFAITTPAGIGIGISIASFYNGSSPGARITEGILDSMSAGIPIYMALVELIAADFLNKRMRCNYRLQLTTYFMLFFGAGSMSALAIWA; via the exons ATGACTTTCATTGAG AATTTCTGGTCCTTTCTCCGCCTTGAAGGTATCAAAAAAAGAGCTGAAGTTTTCTCAG AGTCAAACTTCCCCACAATGTCGGAAACCATGGCCAATACGAGCTGTAGAGGTACCAATTTAGAGAGCTGCCGAGACGAACCAGCCGCACTTGTCCTCAAAACCATCGCCATTGTGTCGATCCTCATCGCTGGATCCGTCGGAATCTCCTTCCCCATCGTGGGAAAGAACAGCCGCTTCCTCCGAACTGACAGCATTCTCTTCGTATTCGTTAAGTCATTCGCCGCCGGCATCATCCTTGCCACCGGGTTCGTACACATGCTCCCAGCCGGATTGGACGCCCTCAACGGCGAATGCCTGCCCAATTACCCATGGTCCAAGTTCCCCTTCGCTAGCTTTTTCACCATGATGGCTGCGCTCCTCATCCTCCTCGTCGATTTCTTGGGAACCCAGTATTACGAGCGCAAACAAGGGATGATTCGGTCTACCAAGGGGATTGTCCGGGTCGAATCCTTCGATGTGGGACTGGAGACGGGGATTATGCGGGCGGTGGAGGGTAAGGAGAGGAACGAGAAGATGTTTGGGGAAGAGAGAGGTGGCGGGATGCACATTGTCGGGATTCATGCACACGCTGCGCGCGCTGCGCACGACAGACACAGTCCATATGAGGGGCACTCTGCTGGAGACGGGCATGGATATTGTGGTGGGGAAGATGATGGTGCTGCTCGGCACGTTGTCGTTTCGcag GTTTTGGAACTTGGGATTGTATCACATTCAGTTATCGTCGGTCTATCACTAGGAGTTTCTAATAGTCCCTGTGCCATAAGACCCTTAATTGCAACATTATGTCTTCATCAATTCTTTGAAGGATTTGCCCTTGGAGGTTGCATCTCCCAAGCACACTTTAGCAATCTATCTGCAACACTAATGGCTTGTTTTTTTGCCATCACTACCCCGGCAGGCATCGGCATCGGGATCTCCATTGCTTCATTTTACAACGGGAGCAGCCCCGGTGCTCGGATCACTGAAGGCATCCTGGATTCCATGTCTGCTGGAATTCCGATTTACATGGCTTTGGTGGAACTAATTGCTGCTGATTTTCTCAATAAGAGGATGAGATGCAACTACAGACTGCAATTAACAACCTACTTTATGCTCTTTTTTGGGGCTGGATCGATGTCTGCACTAGCAATCTGGGCTTAG
- the LOC122299506 gene encoding putative GATA transcription factor 22 isoform X2 produces the protein MTPAYLNPPSSPCPLVYQREDDHQRDIKLSISTHIIQASSSLSTSSCPTFFDRAKDEIGSIFEDQSQEHDEKKSVEEDGNINPHKLSSCQREEYGDPSKNTAHGGPVQYSCMSSKMRWMQKMMDPNCPATNNKPVRSIIKKSQNNLQNGDSDQLSSPNCSSNSTSNARVCADCNTTTTPLWRGGPRGPKSLCNACGIRQRKARRAMAEAAAAAAAANGMGVAPDISKKKKKISKLHKKENKSGTKNLLAAHEYKKYCKLKCPSHSEMMSERKQLSFKDLALNLRNSSALGRVFPQDEAEAAILLMELSCGALVHS, from the exons ATGACTCCAGCCTATCTGAACCCACCATCTTCTCCATGCCCTCTTGTATATCAAAGAGAAGATGATCATCAACGTGACATAAAACTCTCTATCTCAACACATATTATTCAAGCTTCATCTTCTCTCTCAACATCATCATGTCCTACTTTCTTTGACAGGGCCAAAGATGAAATAGGGAGTATATTTGAAGATCAGTCACAAGAACATGATGAAAAG AAGTCTGTGGAGGAAGATGGTAACATTAATCCCCATAAATTATCCTCATGTCAAAGGGAGGAATATGGAGATCCAAGTAAAAATACTGCTCATGGTGGACCTGTACAGTACTCATGTATGTCCTCAAAGATGAGGTGGATGCAAAAAATGATGGACCCAAATTGCCCAGCTACAAATAATAAGCCAGTGAGATCAATTATCAAGAAGTCCCAAAATAATCTGCAGAATGGTGATTCAGATCAACTAAGCTCACCGAATTGCAGCAGCAACAGTACTTCCAACGCTCGGGTTTGCGCCGACTGtaacaccaccaccacccctcTTTGGAGGGGTGGCCCTAGAGGTCCTAAG TCACTTTGTAATGCCTGTGGCATTCGGCAGAGGAAGGCAAGACGAGCCATGGCAGAAGCTGCAGCAGCGGCAGCTGCTGCAAATGGCATGGGAGTTGCTCCAGATAtctcgaagaagaagaagaagatcagtAAGTTGCacaagaaggaaaataaatcGGGTACAAAAAATCTGCTTGCTGCACATGAATACAAGAAGTACTGCAAGTTGAAGTGCCCCTCTCACAGTGAGATGATGAGCGAGAGGAAGCAGCTTTCTTTCAAGGACTTAGCTCTAAATTTGAGAAACAGTTCAGCTCTTGGACGAGTGTTTCCGCAGGACGAGGCAGAAGCAGCAATCTTGCTAATGGAACTATCTTGTGGCGCCCTTGTTCAcagttaa
- the LOC122299506 gene encoding putative GATA transcription factor 22 isoform X1 encodes MTPAYLNPPSSPCPLVYQREDDHQRDIKLSISTHIIQASSSLSTSSCPTFFDRAKDEIGSIFEDQSQEHDEKKSVEEDGNINPHKLSSCQREEYGDPSKNTAHGGPVQYSCMSSKMRWMQKMMDPNCPATNNKPVRSIIKKSQNNLQNGDSDQLSSPNCSSNSTSNARVCADCNTTTTPLWRGGPRGPKDPACLLMQSLCNACGIRQRKARRAMAEAAAAAAAANGMGVAPDISKKKKKISKLHKKENKSGTKNLLAAHEYKKYCKLKCPSHSEMMSERKQLSFKDLALNLRNSSALGRVFPQDEAEAAILLMELSCGALVHS; translated from the exons ATGACTCCAGCCTATCTGAACCCACCATCTTCTCCATGCCCTCTTGTATATCAAAGAGAAGATGATCATCAACGTGACATAAAACTCTCTATCTCAACACATATTATTCAAGCTTCATCTTCTCTCTCAACATCATCATGTCCTACTTTCTTTGACAGGGCCAAAGATGAAATAGGGAGTATATTTGAAGATCAGTCACAAGAACATGATGAAAAG AAGTCTGTGGAGGAAGATGGTAACATTAATCCCCATAAATTATCCTCATGTCAAAGGGAGGAATATGGAGATCCAAGTAAAAATACTGCTCATGGTGGACCTGTACAGTACTCATGTATGTCCTCAAAGATGAGGTGGATGCAAAAAATGATGGACCCAAATTGCCCAGCTACAAATAATAAGCCAGTGAGATCAATTATCAAGAAGTCCCAAAATAATCTGCAGAATGGTGATTCAGATCAACTAAGCTCACCGAATTGCAGCAGCAACAGTACTTCCAACGCTCGGGTTTGCGCCGACTGtaacaccaccaccacccctcTTTGGAGGGGTGGCCCTAGAGGTCCTAAG GATCCAGCCTGTTTGTTGATGCAGTCACTTTGTAATGCCTGTGGCATTCGGCAGAGGAAGGCAAGACGAGCCATGGCAGAAGCTGCAGCAGCGGCAGCTGCTGCAAATGGCATGGGAGTTGCTCCAGATAtctcgaagaagaagaagaagatcagtAAGTTGCacaagaaggaaaataaatcGGGTACAAAAAATCTGCTTGCTGCACATGAATACAAGAAGTACTGCAAGTTGAAGTGCCCCTCTCACAGTGAGATGATGAGCGAGAGGAAGCAGCTTTCTTTCAAGGACTTAGCTCTAAATTTGAGAAACAGTTCAGCTCTTGGACGAGTGTTTCCGCAGGACGAGGCAGAAGCAGCAATCTTGCTAATGGAACTATCTTGTGGCGCCCTTGTTCAcagttaa